The following coding sequences lie in one Tichowtungia aerotolerans genomic window:
- a CDS encoding glycoside hydrolase family 2 TIM barrel-domain containing protein translates to MKLWEMPEVTGVNRLRPRATLHGYPSLDEALKKRTPYAPWHQSLSGDWKFQLIDRPENAGRFQTLETDDSQWETIPVPSNWTMLNNSDWPIYTNIKMPFDHVPPNVPEQNPTGLYRKTFTLDQSWTARRTVIHFGGVESCFFVYCNGKEVGFGKGSRTPVEFDLTPFVQKGENLLAVKVIRWSDGSYVEDQDHWWMAGIHRDVTLYSTDSDFIQDVFARPVLDEACRDATLEVDVMIASSAEQRSEELRTVSVHLADPAGQTVELIHAEQSVGLGPQPLTAHGSGAPDNTARFSFPISQPQPWSAETPALYTLAVELKDPSGKTIEATATRIGFKRIEIRGRDMRINGKPVIIHGVNRHDHDPLTGKTVSRETMIKDILLLKQFNFNAVRTAHYPNDPEWYDLCDEYGLYVMDEANIEAHDYYDQLCRDPRWTAAFMDRTQRMVLRDKNHASIFCWSLGNETGYGENHDACAGWIRFYDPTRILHYEGVSRPEFGQAFVSEPSFRGALSSDLFSSMYPSVGQLEGFADEPRNPRPTVLCEYSHAMGNSNGSLKDYYRLFETVPSLQGGFIWDWVDQGLLLNRDKRMFDAEWNEPENASEAFADCHRPGGKWFWGFGGDFGESYHDFDFCINGLIWPDRTPHPAMFEFKKLAQPVGVELIDASTLRITNKRDFTDLSDLSGKWELLEDGEVIERGDLPQLTVQPGESETVPLTLPMPGNKTMHLDLFFQTLKKTPWCPAGHEVAREQFELQTAAPALPESLPLTVEVKDGSVSVLQNGEPVLENIDLNLWRACTDNDGIRGWTGQENKPMGQWMAAGFQSLEATAWQHEVLSDGSAEVSRMYGAIEFKQRFVPCAEGLRVENEFVFPDDLPTLPRIGLKAMLPSGFEQLEWFGKGPHESYIDRDAGVFSRHWKSTVTDQYVPYILPQEHGNHVGTRWISLSNGDNTLRVTGAEPFEFAASHFTANDLFAAIHTDQLTPRAETILTLDLKQRGLGSGSCGPQTEPPYHCTPGTYRFDFTVSYRSNL, encoded by the coding sequence ATGAAATTATGGGAAATGCCGGAAGTCACCGGAGTCAACCGCTTACGCCCCCGGGCAACACTGCACGGATATCCATCGCTGGATGAAGCCCTGAAAAAACGGACCCCATACGCCCCGTGGCATCAGTCACTTTCCGGAGACTGGAAATTCCAGCTGATTGACCGTCCGGAAAACGCCGGACGTTTCCAAACACTGGAAACCGACGACTCTCAATGGGAAACCATCCCTGTTCCGTCAAACTGGACCATGCTCAACAACAGCGACTGGCCGATCTACACAAATATCAAAATGCCGTTCGATCATGTTCCGCCGAACGTGCCGGAACAGAACCCGACCGGCCTGTACCGGAAAACCTTTACGCTGGATCAAAGCTGGACTGCGCGCCGGACCGTGATTCATTTCGGAGGCGTCGAAAGCTGCTTCTTTGTGTATTGCAACGGAAAGGAAGTCGGGTTCGGCAAGGGAAGCCGGACTCCGGTTGAATTTGATCTGACCCCGTTTGTACAGAAAGGCGAAAACCTGCTGGCCGTGAAGGTCATCCGCTGGTCGGACGGCTCATACGTTGAAGATCAGGACCACTGGTGGATGGCAGGCATTCACCGGGATGTAACCCTCTACAGCACAGATTCCGATTTTATCCAGGACGTGTTTGCCCGACCGGTACTGGACGAAGCCTGTCGCGACGCAACACTTGAAGTCGATGTAATGATTGCCTCATCAGCGGAACAGAGAAGTGAAGAGCTCCGCACAGTCTCGGTGCATCTTGCTGATCCGGCCGGACAGACCGTTGAACTGATCCATGCAGAGCAGTCCGTGGGGCTTGGCCCGCAGCCGCTGACGGCTCATGGCTCCGGAGCCCCGGACAACACTGCCCGCTTCAGCTTCCCGATCTCTCAACCGCAGCCCTGGAGTGCGGAAACCCCGGCCTTATACACATTGGCTGTTGAACTCAAAGATCCGAGCGGCAAAACAATCGAGGCAACCGCCACACGCATCGGTTTCAAACGGATTGAAATCCGCGGACGCGATATGCGGATCAACGGCAAGCCGGTCATCATTCACGGTGTCAACCGGCATGATCACGATCCGCTGACCGGCAAAACCGTTTCACGCGAAACGATGATCAAAGATATTCTTCTGCTGAAACAGTTCAACTTCAACGCCGTGCGCACGGCGCATTACCCGAACGATCCGGAATGGTACGACCTGTGCGATGAATACGGCCTCTACGTGATGGACGAGGCGAACATTGAAGCGCACGACTACTACGACCAGCTCTGCCGCGATCCGCGCTGGACCGCCGCATTCATGGACCGCACGCAGCGCATGGTCCTGCGCGACAAAAACCACGCCTCCATCTTCTGCTGGTCCCTCGGAAACGAAACCGGTTATGGAGAAAACCACGATGCCTGCGCCGGCTGGATCCGCTTCTACGACCCAACCCGCATCCTGCATTACGAAGGCGTCAGCCGTCCGGAATTCGGACAGGCCTTTGTCTCCGAGCCGTCATTCCGCGGAGCGCTCTCGTCGGACCTGTTTTCATCCATGTACCCGTCCGTCGGCCAGCTCGAAGGCTTTGCCGACGAACCCCGCAACCCGCGCCCTACCGTCCTGTGCGAATACTCGCATGCCATGGGAAATTCCAACGGATCGCTGAAGGATTATTACCGCCTGTTCGAAACCGTACCCAGCCTGCAGGGCGGATTTATCTGGGACTGGGTCGATCAGGGACTGCTCTTGAACCGCGACAAACGCATGTTTGATGCCGAATGGAACGAGCCGGAAAATGCAAGCGAAGCCTTCGCGGACTGTCACCGCCCCGGCGGAAAATGGTTCTGGGGTTTCGGCGGCGATTTCGGAGAGTCCTACCACGACTTCGACTTCTGCATCAACGGACTGATCTGGCCGGACCGCACCCCCCACCCGGCCATGTTTGAATTCAAAAAACTGGCCCAGCCGGTTGGTGTGGAACTGATTGATGCCTCAACGCTGCGCATCACCAACAAACGCGACTTCACCGATCTGAGCGATCTGTCCGGAAAGTGGGAACTGCTGGAAGACGGCGAAGTCATTGAGCGCGGCGACCTGCCGCAGCTTACCGTTCAGCCCGGCGAATCCGAAACCGTGCCGCTGACGCTTCCGATGCCTGGAAATAAAACCATGCATCTGGATCTGTTTTTCCAAACATTGAAAAAAACGCCCTGGTGCCCGGCGGGCCATGAGGTCGCCCGCGAGCAGTTTGAACTTCAAACCGCCGCGCCGGCACTCCCGGAAAGCCTTCCGTTGACCGTTGAGGTAAAAGACGGGTCGGTTTCCGTTCTGCAGAACGGCGAACCGGTTCTGGAAAACATCGATCTGAACCTGTGGCGGGCCTGCACGGATAATGACGGCATCCGCGGCTGGACCGGACAGGAAAACAAACCGATGGGCCAGTGGATGGCGGCCGGCTTCCAAAGCCTGGAAGCCACAGCGTGGCAGCACGAGGTTTTATCGGACGGTTCTGCTGAGGTGTCGAGGATGTACGGAGCCATTGAGTTCAAACAGCGCTTCGTTCCGTGCGCAGAAGGACTGCGCGTTGAAAACGAGTTTGTCTTTCCGGACGATCTGCCCACCCTCCCCCGCATCGGACTCAAAGCGATGCTTCCGTCCGGCTTTGAACAGCTGGAGTGGTTCGGAAAAGGTCCGCACGAAAGTTATATCGACCGGGACGCAGGCGTATTTTCCAGACATTGGAAATCAACGGTGACCGACCAGTACGTCCCGTACATTCTTCCGCAGGAACACGGCAACCATGTCGGAACCCGCTGGATAAGCCTGAGCAATGGCGACAACACATTGCGGGTGACCGGCGCAGAGCCGTTTGAGTTCGCTGCCTCGCATTTTACAGCAAACGATCTGTTTGCCGCGATTCACACCGACCAGCTGACCCCGCGCGCAGAAACGATTCTGACGCTCGACCTGAAGCAACGCGGCCTCGGCAGCGGATCCTGCGGTCCGCAGACCGAACCTCCCTATCATTGCACTCCGGGAACATACCGTTTTGATTTCACTGTTTCGTACCGTTCGAATCTGTGA
- a CDS encoding MerR family transcriptional regulator, with product MSKLITKDEWVALFRDTGLTDEMMQTWHRLFEHRHPEEHGKFLRLLGLPETEIDAIRQSSR from the coding sequence ATGAGCAAGCTGATAACAAAAGATGAATGGGTAGCCCTGTTCAGAGATACGGGACTAACCGATGAAATGATGCAAACATGGCATCGCCTCTTCGAACACCGGCACCCGGAAGAACATGGAAAATTTCTCCGCCTGCTGGGACTGCCGGAGACAGAAATAGATGCAATCCGCCAAAGCAGCCGTTAA
- a CDS encoding alpha-L-rhamnosidase-related protein, protein MKQIFSENSPARWIWSGEHIYKRAENGSPSHYEVRRFRRTFELNAVPQKLEVSVTGDSRFTLSCNGQIIVRGPAKGDVAHQFYSVVDLAPHLQAGENVLEALVMDFSKVNCHPPELGAPCWSITRSGGFLLECEEMPELSTDENWQVQVDRSYEFHNEGCPHGGFVGYFERVTPAAECGDWQPSTELYPPTRIEDYRDAPSPYGLLEAIVPPLDESEAKEFESVFEPGGGDAETPTEIPAHTTVEVILDAGALQTGFPLLETSGGKNSKVRMMYAEGLRLPWSVEDATILGRGIDTSNVSTMNDSEQAGWTLDRRGELKGWFDEVTLPGGEFTYEPFHWRCFQFVKLTIETADEPLALAPLKYRTALFPFEQKHRFQCSDDFFQTLEKISWRTFRLCTHETFEDCPYYEQMQYSGDSQITSLIALAGTGDTRLTRQALYQFSWSLRPEGITECRYPATLPVVIPSWSLHYIFMIADYYDYTGDKETVRDLLPCVRNILDWFDRHKDESGLPAKLPHWNIVDWSPRWDRGCPPGWDRGPTCIISSQYLRALRVAAKLDKSMNRFADEAETVAEKINALFWNEDRGLYEDCPGSPDASQYGNAWAVHSGAATGEQAARAMNAALNDSSLDPASFFGIYFMIRALEDCGQYSKFPQLLGRWQEMIDGGFSTWAEDITYWRSLCHAWSAFPSIEFIRGVLGIKPAKPGFEEILIQPQPLDLQFAEGSAPTPHGDVSSVWKIENGIFSIKVTAPEGIPLKIILPDETTHHTVKSFSGECPV, encoded by the coding sequence ATGAAACAGATATTTTCTGAAAACAGTCCCGCCCGCTGGATCTGGTCCGGCGAACATATTTATAAACGCGCTGAAAACGGATCCCCATCGCACTACGAAGTGCGCCGCTTCCGCCGCACATTCGAGCTGAATGCCGTTCCGCAAAAGCTTGAAGTTTCTGTCACTGGCGACAGCCGCTTCACGCTCTCCTGCAACGGGCAAATTATCGTCCGCGGCCCGGCCAAAGGCGATGTGGCTCATCAGTTCTACTCCGTCGTCGACCTGGCCCCGCACCTGCAAGCCGGCGAAAACGTACTCGAAGCACTGGTCATGGATTTCTCCAAGGTCAACTGCCACCCGCCGGAACTCGGCGCGCCGTGCTGGAGCATCACCCGCTCCGGCGGGTTCCTGCTCGAATGCGAGGAAATGCCGGAACTCTCCACCGACGAAAACTGGCAGGTACAGGTCGACCGCAGCTATGAATTCCATAACGAAGGCTGCCCGCACGGCGGCTTCGTCGGCTACTTCGAGCGCGTCACCCCCGCCGCGGAATGCGGCGACTGGCAGCCCTCAACCGAGCTTTACCCGCCGACCCGCATTGAGGACTATCGCGACGCCCCCTCCCCCTACGGCCTGCTCGAGGCAATCGTCCCGCCACTCGACGAAAGCGAAGCCAAAGAGTTCGAATCTGTCTTCGAGCCCGGCGGCGGCGACGCCGAGACTCCAACGGAAATCCCGGCCCATACTACCGTCGAAGTCATCCTCGACGCCGGCGCACTTCAGACCGGGTTCCCTCTGCTTGAAACCTCGGGCGGAAAAAATTCCAAAGTTCGGATGATGTACGCCGAAGGGCTGCGCCTGCCGTGGAGCGTCGAAGACGCAACCATCCTCGGGCGCGGCATCGACACCTCCAACGTCTCCACCATGAACGACAGCGAACAGGCGGGCTGGACGCTCGACCGCCGCGGCGAGCTCAAAGGCTGGTTCGACGAAGTCACCCTTCCCGGCGGCGAATTCACCTATGAACCGTTCCACTGGCGCTGCTTCCAGTTTGTCAAACTGACCATCGAAACCGCCGACGAACCGCTGGCGCTAGCGCCTCTCAAATACAGAACAGCACTTTTCCCCTTTGAGCAGAAACACCGCTTCCAATGCTCGGACGACTTTTTCCAAACCCTGGAAAAAATCAGCTGGCGCACCTTCCGGCTCTGCACGCACGAAACCTTCGAGGACTGCCCGTATTACGAGCAGATGCAGTATTCCGGCGACAGCCAGATCACTTCGCTGATTGCGCTGGCCGGAACCGGCGACACCCGGTTGACCAGACAGGCGCTCTATCAGTTTTCCTGGTCACTGCGCCCGGAAGGCATCACTGAATGCCGCTATCCGGCCACCCTGCCGGTCGTCATCCCGTCTTGGAGCCTGCACTACATTTTCATGATTGCCGACTATTATGATTACACCGGCGACAAAGAAACCGTCCGCGACCTGCTGCCCTGCGTCCGCAATATTCTCGACTGGTTCGACCGCCACAAGGACGAAAGCGGACTGCCCGCAAAACTGCCGCACTGGAACATCGTCGACTGGTCACCGCGCTGGGACCGCGGCTGCCCGCCCGGCTGGGACCGCGGCCCGACCTGCATCATCAGCTCGCAATACCTGCGCGCGCTGCGCGTTGCCGCCAAACTGGACAAATCGATGAACCGTTTTGCAGACGAGGCGGAAACCGTCGCAGAAAAAATCAACGCACTGTTCTGGAACGAAGACCGCGGACTCTACGAAGACTGCCCCGGCAGCCCCGACGCCAGCCAGTACGGCAACGCGTGGGCCGTTCACTCCGGCGCGGCGACCGGCGAACAGGCCGCGCGCGCCATGAACGCGGCGCTCAATGATTCATCGCTCGACCCGGCGTCGTTCTTCGGCATTTACTTCATGATCCGCGCGCTCGAAGACTGCGGACAGTACAGCAAATTCCCGCAGCTGCTCGGCCGCTGGCAGGAAATGATCGACGGCGGCTTCAGCACATGGGCGGAGGACATCACCTACTGGCGCTCGCTGTGCCACGCGTGGAGCGCCTTCCCGTCCATCGAATTTATCCGCGGCGTACTCGGCATCAAACCCGCCAAGCCGGGCTTCGAGGAAATCCTGATCCAGCCGCAGCCGCTCGACCTGCAGTTTGCGGAAGGCTCCGCGCCGACTCCGCACGGAGACGTTTCCAGTGTTTGGAAAATTGAAAACGGAATTTTCTCCATAAAGGTCACCGCTCCGGAAGGAATTCCGCTGAAAATCATCCTGCCGGACGAAACAACCCACCACACCGTTAAATCATTCTCCGGAGAATGCCCTGTGTAA
- a CDS encoding MerR family transcriptional regulator, whose protein sequence is MDNYTISQMAKHVGLSRSTLLYYDRIGLLKPSGRSASGYRRYTDKNLDRLQRICALREAGLSLKEIQQMISAPGSQSSEILERRLAELGKQAVKIRQQQHQIAAMLQQLPGTKKTQVMDKTAWVNLLAAAGMDEQAMRNWHAEFERSAPEIHRDFLLSLGIPDAEVKTIRTWSALEQA, encoded by the coding sequence ATGGACAATTATACAATTTCTCAAATGGCAAAGCATGTCGGGCTGTCCCGCAGCACTCTGCTCTATTACGACCGCATTGGATTATTAAAACCTTCGGGCCGGAGCGCTTCCGGATACCGCCGTTACACCGACAAAAACCTGGATCGCCTGCAACGGATCTGCGCCTTGCGTGAGGCGGGTCTCTCCCTGAAAGAAATCCAGCAAATGATATCCGCCCCAGGCAGCCAAAGCTCAGAAATTCTTGAACGCCGACTGGCAGAACTAGGGAAACAAGCGGTAAAAATCCGACAGCAGCAACACCAGATTGCAGCAATGCTCCAACAGCTGCCTGGAACAAAAAAGACTCAGGTGATGGATAAAACCGCCTGGGTCAACCTGCTGGCTGCCGCCGGAATGGATGAACAGGCCATGCGAAACTGGCATGCGGAATTCGAGCGCAGCGCCCCGGAAATCCACCGGGACTTTCTGCTGTCGCTCGGAATACCGGACGCAGAAGTGAAAACCATCCGAACGTGGTCAGCTCTCGAACAGGCCTGA
- a CDS encoding LacI family DNA-binding transcriptional regulator, which translates to MTEKTNKKRVTLNMIAEHCNVNKGTVSRVLNGKFKNFQVSPEKIQEIQTAAKTMGYQPNRMARVIRCNRTYLIGVSFMKLDYIDRADRFNEIGQFVQAMESHPLFKKYDLVFHIRHENKSEPLTDMDFKSDLLEGMIYLLPTNNHKEFLDIASPDFPVVLVGSLPGSSKKLPCVDINNRKAARKAVNYLLETGKKNIITLVPENSKHVQCFKDRTRGYKDALISAKIPQTKQKIYTIPCDPNSVRDLLSNLKDLKKIDAIFCQIDELAAHCITTLRNLNFKVPEDIAVIGFDDSMICQMTTPTISSIKRPVEEQAYQAIDTLLNILEKNRDYTPGFTEIETELIKRESTEGRR; encoded by the coding sequence ATGACAGAAAAAACGAATAAAAAACGTGTCACGCTCAACATGATTGCAGAACACTGCAACGTGAATAAGGGAACGGTTTCCCGCGTATTAAACGGGAAATTCAAAAACTTTCAGGTCAGCCCGGAAAAGATTCAGGAAATACAGACCGCAGCCAAAACCATGGGGTACCAACCCAATCGAATGGCACGAGTCATTCGCTGCAACCGCACTTACCTCATTGGCGTTTCTTTCATGAAGCTCGACTATATTGACCGGGCGGACCGTTTTAATGAGATCGGCCAGTTTGTTCAGGCAATGGAATCCCACCCCCTTTTTAAGAAATATGACCTAGTATTTCATATTCGTCATGAAAACAAGTCGGAACCTCTGACCGACATGGACTTTAAATCTGATCTGCTGGAAGGCATGATTTACCTGCTCCCCACCAATAATCATAAAGAATTTCTGGATATTGCCTCGCCCGACTTCCCGGTGGTCCTTGTCGGCAGCCTGCCCGGCAGTTCAAAAAAACTCCCCTGTGTTGATATCAACAACCGTAAAGCCGCCAGAAAAGCAGTCAACTACCTCCTCGAAACAGGAAAAAAGAATATTATAACCCTGGTTCCGGAAAACAGCAAACACGTCCAGTGTTTCAAAGACCGCACCCGCGGATATAAAGACGCCCTGATATCTGCCAAAATCCCGCAGACTAAACAGAAAATCTACACAATCCCCTGCGACCCGAACTCGGTTCGCGATCTCCTGAGCAATTTGAAAGACCTGAAGAAAATAGATGCGATATTCTGCCAGATCGATGAACTGGCCGCACACTGCATCACAACCCTCAGAAACCTCAACTTTAAAGTTCCGGAGGACATTGCGGTGATCGGATTTGACGATTCCATGATTTGCCAAATGACAACTCCTACCATTTCCAGCATTAAACGTCCCGTAGAAGAACAGGCATATCAGGCAATTGACACTCTTCTCAATATCCTCGAAAAAAACAGAGATTACACCCCGGGATTTACCGAAATTGAAACTGAACTTATCAAACGCGAATCGACCGAAGGGCGCCGCTGA